A region from the Anaerolineae bacterium genome encodes:
- a CDS encoding fructose-bisphosphate aldolase (catalyzes the reversible formation of fructose 1,6-bisphosphate from glycerone phosphate and D-glyceraldehyde 3-phosphate) has translation AAVAAGAAGVAIGRNIFAADDPAAMTAAVAAILHEDATVEEAMKLLGEKLA, from the coding sequence AAGCGGCGGTGGCCGCCGGCGCGGCCGGTGTCGCCATCGGCCGCAACATCTTTGCCGCCGATGATCCCGCCGCCATGACCGCGGCGGTGGCGGCTATCCTGCATGAGGATGCGACGGTGGAAGAGGCGATGAAGCTGTTAGGAGAGAAGCTGGCGTAA